A section of the Lepus europaeus isolate LE1 chromosome 10, mLepTim1.pri, whole genome shotgun sequence genome encodes:
- the BPIFB3 gene encoding BPI fold-containing family B member 3, translating into MVGIGSLLLLWGLVTPCWGLLETVGTLARIDKDELGKAIQNSLVGGPILQNVLGTVTSVNQGLLGSGGLLGGGGLLSYGGVFGVVEELSGLKVEELTLPKVLLKLLPGFGVQLNLHTKVGLHGSGPLGGLLQLAAEVNVSSRVALGMSPRGTPTLVLKRCSTLLGHISLLSGLLPAPLFGVVEQTLFKVLPGLLCPVVDSVLDVVNQLLGSVLGLVPLGALGSVEFTLATLPLISNQYIELDVNSIVKSVAGDIIDFPKPRLPVKVPPKDDHTSQVTVPLYLFSTVFGLLQSQGALDIDITPELVPSRVPLTTSDLAALLPEALGTLPLGQHLLLSLRVKELPTVTLQNKKATVTIPANIHVLASVRPGAPEALFELNVVMTLNAQLAPSATKLHISLSLERLRVKLVSSAQTFDASRLEEWLSTVVRVAYVPKLNVGLDVGIPLPKILNVNFATSVLEIIENAVVLTVVS; encoded by the exons ATGGTGGGTATAGGGTCCCTGCTCCTGCTCTGGGGCCTGGTGACTCCGTGCTGGGGACTGCTTGAGACAGTGGGCACACTCGCTCGGATCGACAAGGATGAGCTTGGCAAAG CCATCCAGAACTCGCTGGTCGGGGGGCCCATTCTGCAGAACGTGCTGGGGACCGTCACGTCCGTGAACCAGGGCCTCCTGGGCTCGGGCGGGCTGCTCGGAGGAGGCGGCCTTCTGAGCTACGGAGGGGTTTTCGGAGTTGTGGAAGAGCTCTCTGG GCTGAAGGTGGAGGAACTCACGCTGCCCAAGGTGTTGCTGAAGCTGCTGCCGGGGTTTGGGGTGCAGCTGAACCTGCACACCAAGGTGGGCCTGCATGGATCCGG CCCCCTGGGGGGCCTCCTGCAGCTGGCGGCCGAGGTGAACGTGTCCTCGCGGGTGGCGCTGGGTATGAGCCCACGCGGGACGCCCACGCTGGTGCTGAAGCGGTGCAGCACGCTCTTGGGCCACATCAGCCTGCTCTCGGG GCTGCTGCCCGCACCGCTCTTTGGGGTTGTGGAGCAGACGCTCTTCAAGGTGCTGCCAGGACTG CTGTGCCCCGTGGTGGACAGTGTGCTGGACGTGGTGAACCAGCTCCTGGGCAGTGTGCTGG GCCTGGTGCCCCTCGGGGCTCTAGGGTCTGTGGAGTTCACCCTGGCCACGCTGCCCCTCATCTCTAACCAGTACATCGAGCTGGACGTCAAC TCCATCGTGAAGAGTGTAGCTGGTGACATCATCGACTTCCCCAAGCCTCGCCTCCCGGTCAAGGTGCCGCCCAAGGACGACCACACGTCCCAGGTGACGGTGCCTCTGTACCTCTTCAGCACCGTGTTCGGGCTCCTGCAGAGCCAGGGCGCCCTCGACATAGACATCACCCCTGAGCTG GTTCCCAGCCGCGTCCCTCTGACAACCTCAGACCTGGCGGCTCTTCTCCCTGAG GCCCTGGGGACATTGCCCTTAGGCCAGCACCTCCTGCTGTCACTTCGGGTGAAGGAGCTGCCCACAGTCACGCTCCAGAACAAGAAGGCCACGGTCACCATCCCAGCCAACATCCACGTGCTGGCCTCTGTCCGTCCAGGGGCCCCTGAAGCCCTCTTTGAGCTGAACGTG GTCATGACCCTGAACGCCCAGCTGGCTCCGTCGGCCACCAAGCTGCACATCTCCCTGTCCCTGGAGCG GCTCAGGGTCAAGCTGGTCTCCTCCGCCCAGACTTTTGAC GCATCACGTCTGGAAGAGTGGCTGAGCACCGTGGTCCGCGTGGCATATGTGCCGAAGCTCAACG TGGGCCTGGATGTGGGAATTCCCCTGCCGAAGATTCTCAACGTGAACTTTGCCACGTCGGTCCTGGAGATCATCGAG AATGCTGTTGTGCTCACTGTGGTGTCCTAA